From a single Stackebrandtia endophytica genomic region:
- a CDS encoding dihydroorotase has product MTIDTVINGARVVTPGGIVNAQVAIAGGRIASLSAPGGATDATETIDATGLTLVPGFVDMHSHHREPGFTHKEDIRSVTAACAAGGVTTSVAMPNVYPPPNTPEVLRDMFSLYEKSAIVNWNVNPAGTIVSEIPKLADMGVAAFKVFMVVDTGRDYPHMPGIGVHDHGKLLAIMEACAEADVPLMVHPHDQALMDHVEQKFWDRGERDALAYAKAYAAHDGLIWETAIATLLRMQAATGVHLHLLHVQTAGSVELIRQAKARGQKVTAEINPWALFLGHKWENIERLGSYALSYWVPEKNGPHLWEGLRDGTLDIVATDHAPHTREEKEVGWEDGWKAHTGTPSTQFYSRMLLDAVHQGKLSLERVVEACATAPARLFGIAGKGEISVGADADLVLVDTERTETVTDDEVLSKIGYTPYAGQTYTGLPVRTLIAGRTVFADGVVTGEPGTGTQSRRVRHAAGTS; this is encoded by the coding sequence ATGACCATCGACACGGTGATCAATGGGGCGCGGGTGGTCACACCCGGTGGAATCGTGAACGCACAAGTCGCGATAGCGGGCGGACGCATCGCGTCCCTGTCGGCGCCCGGCGGCGCCACCGACGCCACCGAGACCATCGACGCGACCGGTTTGACCCTGGTCCCCGGATTCGTCGACATGCACAGCCACCATCGTGAGCCCGGCTTCACCCACAAAGAGGACATCCGCTCCGTCACCGCCGCCTGTGCGGCCGGTGGAGTCACCACCTCGGTCGCGATGCCGAACGTGTACCCGCCGCCGAACACCCCCGAGGTGCTGCGCGACATGTTCTCGCTCTACGAGAAGTCGGCCATCGTCAACTGGAACGTCAACCCCGCCGGCACCATCGTCTCGGAGATCCCGAAGCTCGCCGACATGGGTGTGGCGGCGTTCAAGGTGTTCATGGTCGTCGACACCGGCCGCGACTACCCCCACATGCCCGGAATCGGCGTGCACGACCACGGCAAACTCCTGGCGATCATGGAGGCCTGCGCCGAGGCCGACGTCCCGCTGATGGTTCACCCCCACGACCAGGCGCTCATGGACCACGTGGAGCAGAAGTTCTGGGACCGCGGCGAGCGCGACGCCCTCGCCTACGCCAAGGCCTACGCCGCCCACGACGGCCTCATCTGGGAGACCGCCATCGCGACCCTGCTGCGCATGCAGGCCGCCACCGGTGTCCACCTTCACCTGCTGCACGTTCAGACCGCCGGATCGGTGGAGCTCATCCGCCAGGCCAAGGCCCGCGGCCAGAAGGTCACCGCCGAGATCAACCCGTGGGCGCTGTTCCTCGGCCACAAGTGGGAGAACATCGAGCGCCTCGGTTCCTACGCACTGTCGTACTGGGTTCCCGAGAAGAACGGACCGCACCTGTGGGAGGGGCTGCGTGACGGCACCCTCGACATCGTCGCCACCGACCACGCCCCTCACACCCGTGAGGAGAAGGAAGTCGGTTGGGAGGACGGCTGGAAGGCCCACACCGGCACCCCCTCGACGCAGTTCTACTCCCGGATGCTGCTGGACGCGGTTCACCAGGGCAAGTTGAGCCTGGAACGGGTCGTGGAAGCCTGCGCCACCGCCCCGGCCCGCCTGTTCGGCATCGCCGGCAAGGGCGAGATCTCGGTGGGCGCCGACGCCGACCTGGTGCTGGTCGACACCGAACGCACCGAGACCGTCACCGACGACGAGGTCCTCTCCAAGATCGGATACACCCCCTACGCGGGTCAGACCTACACCGGCCTGCCGGTGCGCACCCTCATCGCCGGCCGGACCGTCTTCGCCGACGGCGTCGTCACCGGTGAACCCGGTACCGGAACCCAGAGCCGTCGGGTTCGCCACGCGGCAGGCACCTCATGA
- a CDS encoding ABC transporter permease: MSTATRPKPSPLSWLGGSTRGASVTRLVLSLTLFLVLWQVAATYLVDNRLLLVPVDEVVVALGNEISSGAFGKNFATTFLELAIAFPLAVFGGFVIGAILAGSKPVRQTLDPILTALYSLPIVALAPLFTAGLGFGIASKVAVVVLMAIFPVITNTDAGLRSAEPNLIETARSYGASRTQVLRTVTLPHSVPFIISGIRVAFARALVGVIVAEFFGAIAGFGFAIAAAAQSYQTARLLGYVVVLGAVGLIASIGLTALEKRLAPWKED, translated from the coding sequence ATGAGCACCGCCACGCGCCCGAAACCGAGCCCGTTGAGTTGGCTCGGCGGATCGACCCGTGGCGCGTCGGTGACCCGGTTGGTGCTGTCGCTGACCCTGTTCCTGGTCCTGTGGCAGGTCGCGGCGACCTATCTGGTCGACAACCGGTTGCTGCTGGTGCCCGTCGACGAGGTCGTCGTCGCCCTCGGCAACGAGATCTCCTCGGGTGCCTTCGGCAAGAACTTCGCGACGACCTTCCTGGAACTGGCGATAGCGTTTCCGCTGGCGGTGTTCGGGGGATTCGTCATCGGAGCGATCCTCGCCGGAAGCAAACCGGTCCGGCAGACGCTGGACCCGATCCTGACCGCGCTGTACTCGTTGCCGATCGTCGCGCTGGCCCCGCTGTTCACGGCCGGCCTGGGCTTCGGCATCGCCAGCAAGGTCGCGGTCGTGGTGCTGATGGCGATCTTCCCGGTCATCACCAACACCGACGCCGGACTGCGCAGCGCCGAACCCAACCTCATCGAGACGGCACGCTCCTACGGGGCCAGCCGGACACAGGTGCTGCGAACCGTGACCCTGCCGCATTCGGTGCCGTTCATCATCAGCGGCATCCGGGTGGCGTTCGCCCGGGCACTGGTCGGCGTCATCGTCGCGGAGTTCTTCGGCGCGATCGCCGGTTTCGGCTTCGCGATCGCGGCGGCCGCGCAGTCCTACCAGACGGCTCGACTACTCGGTTACGTCGTCGTACTGGGCGCGGTCGGATTGATCGCCTCGATCGGATTGACCGCTTTGGAGAAGCGACTGGCTCCCTGGAAGGAGGACTGA
- a CDS encoding LysR family transcriptional regulator: MSDSIDVSGDFTFRDLQTFLSVASTGSFRAAARRMYTSQPAISRTIARLERDLGAPLLERGPRGARLTTAGMTLAQHAHRIGSMMTTLRSELVDGQQSRIRLGAAATAAGSYLAPFLAEWIPAHPTIDVEVIEDGAVKLRERLAERACDLAIVPLPVSDELEAIPLAHLSVCAYFPAGHVLDTGEETITVDDLVPYPLVVNSTGFLAGRVFTQECEASGLFPRIVYRSNVGQTLAALAEAGLGIAVFGDTVDLRGFDLRSRRLHTREGQSLGFALAVAWHRVDTPEWIRDFGFDLAAFQKRRPKR; the protein is encoded by the coding sequence GTGAGTGATTCGATTGACGTATCAGGTGATTTTACTTTCCGTGACCTCCAGACGTTCCTGTCCGTGGCCTCCACCGGCAGCTTCCGCGCCGCCGCGCGCCGCATGTACACGTCCCAACCTGCGATTTCACGAACCATAGCCCGGCTGGAGCGCGACCTCGGCGCACCGTTGCTGGAGCGTGGGCCACGCGGTGCCCGACTGACCACCGCTGGTATGACCCTGGCCCAGCACGCCCACCGCATCGGCAGCATGATGACGACGCTGCGTAGCGAACTTGTCGACGGTCAGCAGTCCCGTATCAGGTTGGGCGCCGCCGCGACCGCGGCCGGCTCCTACCTCGCCCCGTTTCTGGCCGAATGGATTCCCGCTCATCCGACCATTGACGTCGAGGTCATCGAGGACGGAGCGGTCAAGTTGCGTGAGCGCCTCGCCGAACGTGCCTGTGACCTCGCCATCGTGCCGCTGCCGGTCAGCGACGAACTTGAGGCGATACCGCTGGCGCACCTGTCGGTGTGCGCCTACTTCCCCGCCGGGCACGTGCTCGACACCGGCGAGGAGACCATCACGGTAGACGACCTGGTGCCCTATCCACTAGTGGTCAACAGCACGGGATTTCTGGCCGGACGGGTATTCACGCAGGAATGCGAGGCCTCCGGCCTGTTCCCCAGGATCGTCTACCGCTCCAATGTCGGCCAGACCCTGGCAGCGCTGGCCGAAGCCGGGCTGGGGATCGCCGTCTTCGGCGACACCGTCGACCTTCGGGGCTTCGACCTGCGGTCGCGTCGCCTCCACACCCGGGAGGGTCAGAGCCTCGGGTTCGCGCTGGCGGTGGCGTGGCACCGCGTCGACACCCCCGAATGGATCCGCGACTTCGGTTTCGACCTCGCCGCGTTCCAGAAGCGCCGCCCGAAGCGGTGA
- a CDS encoding amidase — translation MHYRQLHELSALIADGDLTSTQITESVLARISRIDAHLGAFSAVLADSALAEAAQRDTERRNGRSRGPLHGVPVAVKDLYEVAGTPATAGTIALADQIATADSTAVERLRAAGAVIVGKLKMSEGAFAAHHPELGTPLNPWGEQLWTGASSSGNAAAVAAGLCYASLGSDTGGSIRFPSAATGTTGIKPTWGRVSRAGMVEFAGSLDCPGPMARSVRDCAVVYDQISGPDPRDPVTSARPRPNLTAACDRAEQVAAGARIGIDPAFMEVCDAQTRATLAEAVAVLGDLGATIVEVTLPSVLDSVADWTPACAVEAAIVHRRAYEAAPEKYGDQLRELIADGLAMPASRYHGILRRREEFTGRMRAALAGVDALVLQVTGTAAPTAQHLEQIGVGPIWRDTIMLATCPINTAGLPAVTLPGAPTPEGDPVGFQLVGLHDTEETLVSLAQAIQNRTDHHRRHPAAHP, via the coding sequence ACCTGGGTGCCTTCAGCGCCGTCCTGGCCGATTCCGCGCTGGCCGAAGCCGCGCAACGCGACACCGAACGGCGAAACGGGCGCTCCCGGGGACCACTGCACGGGGTGCCGGTCGCGGTGAAGGACCTGTACGAGGTCGCCGGGACCCCCGCGACCGCCGGCACGATCGCGCTGGCCGATCAGATCGCCACCGCCGACTCCACCGCGGTGGAGCGACTGCGCGCCGCCGGTGCCGTCATCGTCGGGAAACTGAAGATGTCGGAGGGCGCGTTCGCCGCACACCACCCCGAACTGGGAACCCCGCTCAACCCGTGGGGCGAACAGTTGTGGACCGGTGCCTCCTCCAGCGGAAACGCCGCCGCCGTGGCGGCCGGGCTCTGCTACGCCAGCCTCGGTTCCGACACCGGCGGTTCCATCCGCTTCCCCTCGGCGGCCACCGGGACGACCGGGATCAAACCCACCTGGGGGCGGGTCTCCCGCGCCGGGATGGTCGAGTTCGCCGGCAGCCTCGACTGCCCCGGACCCATGGCGCGCAGCGTCCGTGACTGTGCCGTCGTCTACGACCAGATCAGCGGTCCCGACCCGCGGGACCCGGTCACGTCGGCGCGACCGCGACCGAATCTGACCGCCGCATGCGATCGGGCCGAACAGGTCGCCGCCGGTGCACGCATCGGGATCGATCCGGCGTTCATGGAGGTCTGTGACGCCCAGACGCGGGCGACCCTCGCCGAGGCCGTCGCCGTGCTCGGCGACCTCGGCGCGACCATCGTCGAGGTGACGCTGCCGTCGGTCCTCGACTCGGTGGCCGACTGGACCCCGGCGTGCGCGGTCGAGGCCGCGATCGTTCACCGGCGCGCATACGAGGCCGCACCCGAGAAGTACGGTGATCAACTGCGTGAGCTGATCGCCGACGGGCTGGCGATGCCGGCGTCCCGCTACCACGGGATTCTTCGTCGTCGTGAAGAGTTCACCGGTCGAATGCGGGCCGCCCTCGCCGGAGTCGACGCGTTGGTGCTTCAGGTGACCGGGACGGCCGCCCCGACGGCGCAGCACCTGGAACAGATCGGTGTCGGACCGATCTGGCGAGACACGATCATGCTCGCGACCTGTCCGATCAACACCGCCGGCCTGCCCGCGGTGACGCTCCCGGGTGCGCCAACCCCCGAGGGGGATCCGGTCGGATTCCAACTCGTCGGACTCCACGACACCGAGGAAACCCTCGTCTCGCTGGCGCAGGCCATCCAGAACCGAACCGACCACCACCGCCGACACCCCGCGGCCCACCCCTAG
- a CDS encoding SDR family NAD(P)-dependent oxidoreductase: protein MSHELPHNRTAIVTGAASPRGIGRVVADDLARNGWNVAIIDLDANQAEATARELAARSSTDVRGWGADITDPDAVDRVVADIEKTMPPLVGLANIAGISSPTPYLDLTLPEWIRQIEVNLTGVHIVTQRVVRSMVSHEVGRIVSISSISAQRGGGTFSKTPYSAAKAGLVGFTRSIARELGEHGITANIVSPGPIDTDIMGGPLTEERKAGFVGEQLIKRVGTPEDVAAAITFLMSPRAGFITAENLNVNGGHYMG from the coding sequence ATGTCACACGAACTTCCTCACAACCGCACCGCCATCGTCACCGGGGCCGCCTCGCCGCGTGGAATCGGCCGGGTGGTGGCCGACGACCTCGCCCGCAACGGCTGGAACGTCGCGATCATCGATCTCGATGCGAACCAGGCCGAGGCGACGGCGCGAGAGTTGGCCGCCCGGTCCTCGACGGACGTGCGGGGGTGGGGTGCCGACATCACCGACCCCGACGCGGTCGACCGGGTCGTCGCCGACATCGAGAAGACCATGCCCCCGCTGGTCGGATTGGCCAACATCGCGGGAATCTCGTCCCCAACGCCCTACCTCGACCTGACGCTGCCGGAGTGGATTCGCCAGATCGAGGTGAACCTGACCGGCGTCCACATCGTCACCCAGCGGGTCGTGCGGTCCATGGTCAGCCACGAAGTGGGCCGCATCGTGAGCATCTCCTCCATCTCGGCGCAACGCGGCGGCGGCACCTTCAGCAAGACGCCTTACTCGGCGGCCAAAGCCGGCCTCGTCGGCTTCACCCGGTCGATCGCCCGTGAACTGGGCGAACACGGCATCACCGCCAACATCGTCTCGCCCGGCCCCATCGACACCGACATCATGGGTGGCCCGCTCACCGAGGAACGCAAAGCCGGTTTCGTCGGCGAGCAGCTCATCAAACGGGTCGGAACCCCCGAGGACGTCGCGGCCGCGATCACGTTCCTGATGTCACCCCGAGCCGGTTTCATCACCGCCGAGAACCTCAACGTCAACGGCGGCCACTACATGGGGTGA